One part of the Cellvibrionales bacterium genome encodes these proteins:
- a CDS encoding dCTP deaminase, translating to MAIKADKWIRRMALEHGMIEPFEAGQVREPNAGRKVISYGTSSYGYDVRCADEFKIFTNVHSATVDPKYFDEKSFVDIKSDVCIIPPNSFALARTVEYFRIPRNVLTICLGKSTYARCGIIVNVTPLEPEWEGHVTLEFSNTTNLPAKIYANEGVAQMLFFESDEVCEVSYKDRGGKYQGQRGVTLPKA from the coding sequence ATGGCAATCAAGGCAGACAAGTGGATCAGACGCATGGCGTTGGAGCACGGCATGATCGAGCCGTTTGAAGCGGGTCAGGTGCGTGAACCGAATGCGGGTCGCAAAGTGATTTCTTATGGCACCTCGAGCTATGGCTACGATGTGCGTTGTGCCGATGAGTTCAAAATTTTTACCAATGTGCATTCAGCGACGGTTGATCCAAAATATTTTGATGAAAAAAGTTTTGTCGATATCAAGAGTGATGTGTGCATCATTCCGCCTAATTCATTTGCACTGGCGCGCACCGTGGAATATTTCCGCATTCCGCGCAATGTATTGACGATCTGCTTGGGTAAATCCACCTACGCTCGCTGCGGCATCATCGTGAATGTCACGCCGCTAGAACCAGAATGGGAAGGGCATGTGACGCTAGAGTTTTCTAACACCACCAATTTGCCGGCAAAAATCTATGCCAATGAAGGTGTGGCGCAGATGTTATTTTTTGAATCTGACGAAGTGTGTGAAGTTTCTTACAAAGATCGTGGTGGAAAATATCAAGGGCAGCGCGGCGTGACGCTACCCAAAGCTTGA
- the metG gene encoding methionine--tRNA ligase: MTTARKILVTSALPYANGSLHLGHLLETIQTDIWVRFQKARQQECLYVCADDTHGTAIMLKAEQLGITPEQLIADVRQEHEQDFAGFLIGFDHYHSTHSEENRHYSELIYNRVNDLGLIKTKAITQAFDPEKNLFLADRYIKGSCPKCKAEDQYGDNCEACGATYSPMDLLNPVSVISGATPIAKQSEHFFFDLPACTDFLKQWTRAGHLQEEVANKMAEWLDGGLQAWDISRDAPYFGFEIPNAPGKFFYVWLDAPVGYMASFQYLCQQNDLNFTEYWNPTSDTELYHFIGKDIINFHALFWPALLHNSGFRTPTQIFAHGFLTVDGKKMSKSRGTFIRAQSYLKHLQPEYLRYYFATKLSDGVDDIDLNLTDFVQRVNSDLVGKLVNIASRCAGFITKAGGTLSSHLDAPELWQRTIAQSAHIASLYEKRQFGHAMREIMALADEANQYINDKAPWVLAKEGHQFAALDVCTMGINLFRVLMIYLQPVLPVTAQKAAEFLNSKLAWQDDLQPLLNHSILPFEAMMQRVDIKQVEAMLAEEKPAESSAAKKQDKKVTAPTDDGIAPTIEIDDFAKIDLRVAKIIDAQHVEGADKLLQLTLDLGKEQRNVFAGIKSAYQPEQLIGRLTVMVANLAPRKMKFGMSEGMVMAAGPGGKDIFLLTPDSGAQPGMRIK, encoded by the coding sequence ATGACAACAGCACGCAAAATCCTCGTCACCAGCGCCCTGCCCTACGCCAATGGCTCGCTACACCTCGGCCATTTATTGGAAACGATACAAACCGACATCTGGGTGCGTTTTCAAAAGGCACGCCAGCAGGAGTGCCTCTATGTCTGCGCCGACGACACACATGGCACAGCCATCATGCTAAAAGCCGAACAACTCGGCATCACACCGGAACAACTGATCGCCGATGTACGCCAAGAACACGAGCAAGATTTTGCGGGATTTTTGATCGGCTTTGATCACTACCACTCCACGCACTCTGAAGAAAATCGTCACTATAGCGAACTGATTTACAATCGAGTCAACGATCTGGGGTTGATCAAAACCAAAGCGATCACGCAGGCATTTGATCCAGAAAAAAATCTGTTTTTGGCAGACCGCTATATCAAAGGCTCTTGCCCAAAATGCAAAGCAGAAGATCAATACGGTGACAACTGCGAAGCCTGTGGTGCCACTTACTCGCCGATGGATTTACTCAACCCTGTGTCCGTTATTTCCGGCGCCACGCCAATCGCCAAACAATCCGAACATTTCTTTTTTGATCTTCCCGCCTGCACAGACTTCCTCAAACAATGGACACGCGCCGGACACTTGCAAGAAGAAGTTGCCAACAAAATGGCTGAATGGCTGGATGGCGGCTTGCAAGCCTGGGATATTTCACGCGATGCACCCTATTTTGGCTTTGAAATCCCCAACGCACCGGGTAAGTTTTTTTATGTGTGGCTGGACGCACCCGTTGGCTACATGGCGAGCTTTCAATATTTGTGTCAGCAAAACGATCTCAACTTTACCGAATACTGGAACCCAACATCCGACACCGAGCTGTATCACTTTATCGGTAAAGACATTATCAATTTTCACGCGCTGTTCTGGCCTGCATTACTGCATAACAGTGGCTTCCGCACGCCGACACAAATTTTCGCCCACGGTTTTTTGACGGTCGATGGGAAAAAAATGTCAAAATCGCGCGGCACATTTATCCGTGCACAGAGCTATTTGAAACACCTGCAGCCTGAGTATCTGCGCTACTACTTTGCCACCAAGCTCAGCGACGGCGTCGACGATATCGACCTCAACTTGACTGACTTTGTGCAGCGCGTCAATTCTGATCTGGTTGGAAAACTGGTCAATATTGCTAGCCGCTGTGCTGGATTCATTACTAAAGCTGGCGGCACACTTTCTTCACATCTCGATGCGCCAGAATTGTGGCAACGCACCATTGCACAAAGTGCGCACATCGCCTCGCTGTATGAAAAACGCCAGTTTGGTCACGCCATGCGCGAAATCATGGCACTGGCCGACGAAGCCAATCAATACATCAACGACAAAGCACCTTGGGTACTTGCCAAAGAAGGCCATCAATTTGCCGCACTGGATGTCTGCACTATGGGCATTAATTTGTTTCGCGTATTGATGATCTACTTGCAGCCGGTATTACCTGTCACCGCACAAAAAGCTGCAGAATTTCTCAACAGCAAGCTAGCGTGGCAAGACGACCTGCAGCCGCTGCTGAATCACAGCATTCTTCCGTTTGAAGCAATGATGCAACGCGTCGACATTAAACAAGTTGAAGCAATGTTGGCGGAAGAAAAGCCTGCGGAATCGAGCGCAGCAAAGAAACAAGATAAAAAAGTAACCGCGCCTACCGATGACGGCATTGCACCAACCATTGAGATTGATGATTTTGCAAAAATCGATTTGCGCGTTGCCAAAATTATTGATGCACAACATGTAGAGGGCGCAGATAAACTCCTGCAATTAACGCTCGATCTCGGCAAGGAACAACGCAATGTCTTTGCCGGTATTAAATCTGCGTATCAACCTGAACAATTGATTGGTCGCCTGACCGTGATGGTTGCCAACCTCGCGCCGCGAAAAATGAAGTTCGGCATGTCCGAAGGCATGGTGATGGCAGCAGGCCCCGGTGGGAAAGACATTTTTCTGCTGACGCCAGACAGCGGCGCGCAACCGGGCATGCGCATCAAATAA